The following nucleotide sequence is from Campylobacter coli 76339.
AACAAATGCTAGCTTGTCTTATAAGAACTTCAAATATGCAACAAGCAATGGATTATATCGATAAAAACTACAATGAAGATTCTATTTATTACGGTTTGCAAAAAGCATCTATACTTTATGATGATAAGCAATATCCATCGGTTTTAAATATAGCTCGAGAAATATCAAATTCTAGAATATTAAAGAGTGATGAGGAAAATTTTAAAGCTTATTATTTGCAATTTTTATCTTATTTGAAAATGAATGATTACAATATGGCTATTAAAATTTTACAAATTTTAGAGAGCTTTCCTATGAATTTTACCATGGTTGAAGCTTATGATAATTTGCTCATTTACGCAAATGATCATAATATGCAAACAACGATTTTAAATTATGCACCTAAAGCTATCGACTATCAAAATTTAAAAGGAATCAATCTTTTTAGTCCGAATTTAGAATTTATCTATCTTGACACCTTAGCTAAAACCAATCAAAATCAAGAATCCTTAGCGGTATTGACAGATTTGTTAAAATTAAAGCTTTCAGATGAAGATAGGGCTAGGGCTTTATATATACAAAGCATGACTTATGAAAGAATGCAAAATGTTCAAGCGCAAAAAGAAAGCTTAAGGCAATGCTTGGAGCTTAAAACTACTTCTAATTGGCAAAATTTATGTCGAGATAAAAGTCAAATTTTGGCTCAATAAGGTTGATTTGATTTTTATCTGTTTAAAAATAATTAGACTTGAAATTTCTAAATTATCTTAATAAAACAAATTTTCATTAAGCTTTTTAAAAACCTCTCTACCTTTATTTAGGTCTAGTTTTAAGGTGTCTTTTTTGGGTTATTTGTATATACAAAAGAGTTGAAAATGCCTTGTTATTTAAGAGATGATAGTGCAAATATCCCTATCAACACCCAACTAAACAAGTATAAAAGTTTTAATATAAAATCAATCAATTAAGTTAAATATGTAGTATGTAAGTAAATGTATATATAAAATCAATCAACAAACCAATAGCTCTAATATATAGTTTGGCTAATATATGTTTATATATTAGCCAATATATAAAACCAATATGTAAAATCTAAATTTTACACATCAATCTCTAATTAAAACCTTTTCTTTCTAACATCTTCAAGTATATTATTAGCTATATCACTTACAGTATTAGAAATAATAGCAGACTCATTAGCAATCTCTACATTATCCTTAGTAGTTTGATCAATTTGAGCTACACTCTCATTGATTTGAGTAATACCTGCAGTTTGCTCTTTAATAGATTCTGCCATATCATTGATAGATTGAACCAATAAATTAGTATTAGCTTCTATTTCAGATAAAGACTTTTGAGTTCTTTCAGCTAGTTTTCTAACTTCATCTGCAACAACTGCAAATCCTCTACCATGTTCTCCTGCTCTTGCAGCTTCAATAGCAGCATTTAATGCTAGAAGATTGATTTGATCTGCAATATCTCCAATAATACCTGTAACATTCTTAATCTCTTCAGATTGAGTGATTACATCACTAGTTTTTACAGAAACATTTTGCATAGAAGAAGTAATCTCTTCTAAAGCAGCTGCAGTTTCTTCTAAAGAAGCTGCTTGAGAATTAGAAGATGAAGTAAGGTTTTGAACTGCACTTTGAAGTTTAGAACTTTCACTGGCTAAGTGATTAGCAAAGTCAGAACTTTGTTTTAACATCTTAACAATTTCATCCCCTAAAGCATNNNNNNNNNNNNNNNNNNNNNNNNNNNNNNNNNNNNNNNNNNNNNNNNNNNNNNNNNNNNNNNNNNNNNNNNNNNNNNNNNNNNNNNNNNNNNNNNNNNNNNNNNNNNNNNNNNNNNNNNNNNNNNNNNNNNNNNNNNNNNNNNNNNNNNNNNNNNNNNNNNNNNNNNNNNNNNNNNNNNNNNNNNNNNNNNNNNNNNNNNNNNNNNNNNNNNNNNNNNNNNNNNNNNNNNNNNNNNNNNNNNNNNNNNNNNNNNNNNNNNNNNNNNNNNNNNNNNNNNNNNNNNNNNNNNNNNNNNNNNNNNNNNNNNNNNNNNNNNNNNNNNNNNNNNNNNNNNNNNNNNNNNNNNNNNNNNNNNNNNNNNNNNNNNNNNNNNNNNNNNNNNNNNNNNNNNNNNNNNNNNNNNNNNNNNNNNNNNNNNNNNNNNNNNNNNNNNNNNNNNNNNNNNNNNNNNNNNNNNNNNNNNNNNNNNNNNNNNNNNNNNNNNNNNNNNNNNNNNNNNNNNNNNNNNNNNNNNNNNNNNNNNNNNNNNNNNNNNNNNNNNNNNNNNNNNNNNNNNNNNNNNNNNNNNNNNNNNNNNNNNNNNNNNNNNNNNNNNNNNNNNNNNNNNNNNNNNNNNNNNNNNNNNNNNNNNNNNNNNNNNNNNNNNNNNNNNNNNNNNNNNNNNNNNNNNNNNNNNNNNNNNNNNNNNNNNNNNNNNNNNNNNNNNNNNNNNNNNNNNNNNNNNNNNNNNNNNNNNNNNNNNNNNNNNNNNNNNNNNNNNNNNNNNNNNNNNNNNNNNNNNNNNNNNNNNNNNNNNNNNNNNNNNNNNNNNNNNNNNNNNNNNNNNNNNNNNNNNNNNNNNNNNNNNNNNNNNNNNNNNNNNNNNNNNNNNNNNNNNNNNNNNNNNNNNNNNNNNNNNNNNNNNNNNNNNNNNNNNNNNNNNNNNNNNNNNNNNNNNNNNNNNNNNNNNNNNN
It contains:
- a CDS encoding Methyl-accepting chemotaxis signal transduction protein; this translates as ALGDEIVKMLKQSSDFANHLASESSKLQSAVQNLTSSSNSQAASLEETAAALEEITSSMQNVSVKTSDVITQSEEIKNVTGIIGDIADQINLLALNAAIEAARAGEHGRGFAVVADEVRKLAERTQKSLSEIEANTNLLVQSINDMAESIKEQTAGITQINESVAQIDQTTKDNVEIANESAIISNTVSDIANNILEDVRKKRF